In Kwoniella dejecticola CBS 10117 chromosome 4, complete sequence, one genomic interval encodes:
- a CDS encoding ribosome biogenesis protein ERB1, whose product MAPRNATASSSKPASRSASTSKPVNGNAIGRPGPSTLKNKKRAVQEVEEDEDDEDDFASAGSGMDMSDDEELELGDGDEEDQEEDGEDEEPFPEFDSEIEDEDEDEAAQEGDSESEDSSQAEDEEDDEESGSESGYNSSDIEAMYGEENDNDEYSPLTSPSSSHKELSTDEKLSKLIAKNSIKPDESLGTDAKISRAKEGVGRLVPSKLVEGGYKREYEDYEAGYGSESSTEDNPNTVGNIPMEWYDDLPHIGYDVNGRKIFRPAQGDELDKFLSNTEDPAAWTSAEDRLLQQSVQLSDKELDIIRRLERAENPDADFDPYQPTIEWFTGEGNERVMPLSAAPEPKRRFVPSKWEHKKIMKIVKAIREGRIIPNKPSATKPTVYQIWSDSDQPNLEHAMYMPAPQLPPPKTIESYNPPEEYLLNEEEQKEWEEAEKEDRKTDFLPAKYESLRLVPGYKNLVQEKFERCLDLYLAPRTRKVKLNIDPESLIPKLPAPKELKPFPVATSVLYRHPENSRVRSVDTSPDGTFVATGSEDGVVRVWDLGNGREVWKWNLQGGAVQHIAWSPYRDESLLVALVAGKIAVLSPLALVAPAIAANTLTHVNTAFASSAATTKMGAGKEIKGTESIKWVRPSEKERERGVLVFVEVPGTPKQVSWHRKGDYFATVASDASNKSVLIHQLSKHATQSPFKKLPGQVQKVIFHPSKPHFFVATQRYIRQYDLSSQTLVKTLQSGVKWISSLDLHNKGDNLIIGSYDKKLAWFDLDLSNKPYKTLRYHTKALRSVVYHPTLPLFASASDDGTIHIFHCTIYQDLMQNPLIVPLKILRGHKVTDGIGVLDLSWVSGKPWLVSSGSDGEVRLWCS is encoded by the exons ATGGCTCCCAGGAATGCTACGGCGAGTAGCTCGAAGCCTGCCTCGCGCtcagcttccacctcgaAGCCAGTCAATGGCAATGCCATCGGCAGACCGGGTCCTTCAACGCTCaaaaacaagaagagagctgtacaagaagtcgaggaggatgaagacgacgaagatgattttgCCTCGGCAGGCAGTGGCATGGATatgagtgatgatgaagagctcgagcttggtgatggagatgaagaggatcaagaagaagatggagaagacgaggaacCTTTCCCGGAATTCGATAGTGAGatagaagatgaggatgaggacgaagccgctcaagaaggtgattcGGAATCTGAAGATTCAtcacaagcagaagacgaagaggacgatgaggagagTGGGAGTGAATCAGGGTACAATTCTTCCGATATAGAGGCCATGTACGGTGAAGagaacgacaacgacgaatATTCACCGTtgacttccccttcatcatcgcACAAAGAATTATCGACCGACGAGAAATTATCCAAGCTGATAGCTAAAAATTCCATCAAGCCCGACGAATCCCTCGGGACGGACGCCAAAATCTCGCGAGCTAAGGAAGGTGTCGGACGTCTCGTCCCGTCCAAACTTGTTGAAGGCGGGTACAAGCGCGAATACGAAGATTACGAAGCTGGGTACGGATCTGAAAGTTCGACTGAAGATAATCCGAATACAGTGGGGAATATCCCTATGGAATGGTACGATGATCTCCCTCATATAGGTTACGATGTGAACGGACGGAAGATCTTCAGGCCCGCTCAAGGGGATGAGCTGGATAAATTCCTGAGTAATACGGAAGATCCAGCTGCATGGACATCGGCAGAAGATCGACTATTACAGCAGTCCGTTCAACTCAGCGATAAGGAATTAGATATCATTCGAAGACTAGAGAGGGCCGAGAATCCAGATGCGGACTTCGACCCATACCAGCCGACAATAGAATGGTTCACGGGTGAAGGAAACGAGAGGGTCATGCCGCTAAGTGCGGCGCCGGAACCGAAGAGACGATTCGTGCCTTCTAAATGGGAACataagaag ATAATGAAGATTGTCAAAGCGAtcagagaaggaagaatcaTTCCCAATAAACCCTCGGCTACCAAACCGACCGTATACCAAATATGGTCTGATTCGGACCAACCCAATCTCGAACACGCCATGTACATGCCTGCGCCCCAATTACCCCCTCCTAAAACTATCGAATCCTACAATCCTCCTGAAGAGTACCTgttgaacgaagaagagcagaaggaatgggaagaagcagagaaagaagatcgaaagacCGACTTCTTACCTGCCAAATACGAATCCCTCCGTCTCGTACCAGGCTACAAGAATCTCGTTCAGGAGAAATTCGAACGATGTCTAGACTTGTACCTCGCCCCTCGAACTAGGAAAGTCAAATTGAACATCGATCCAGAAAGCTTGATACCGAAACTACCTGCACCAAAGGAATTGAAACCATTCCCCGTCGCTACTTCGGTCTTATACCGTCATCCGGAGAATTCCAGGGTGCGCTCGGTGGATACTTCGCCTGATGGGACATTCGTAGCTACCGGAAGTGAGGATGGGGTGGTACGAGTCTGGGATCTAGGAAATGGACGAGAAGTGTGGAAGTGGAATCTCCAAGGTGGAGCGGTCCAACATATCGCTTGGTCGCCTTACAGAGATGAGAGTCTCCTAGTAGCTCTCGTGGCAGGGAAGATTGCTGTTCTATCGCCGCTTGCGCTAGTAGCCCCGGCCATAGCGGCTAATACGCTGACTCACGTCAATACTGCTTTCGCATCGAGTGCGGCGACGACCAAGATGGGAGCGGGTAAAGAGATCAAAGGGACCGAGTCGATCAAGTGGGTACGACCCAGCGAGAAGGAACGCGAAAGGGGGGTGTTGGTTTTCGTGGAGGTACCGGGAACACCGAAACAGGTCTCGTGGCACAGGAAGGGAGATTATTTCGCGACTGTTGCAAGTGATG CTTCGAATAAATCAGTATTAATCCACCAACTATCCAAACATGCTACTCAATCACCATTTAAGAAACTTCCGGGCCAAGTGCAAAAAGTGATTTTCCACCCTTCGAAACCGCATTTCTTCGTGGCAACTCAGCGCTATATCAGGCAATACGACTTATCCTCCCAGACGTTAGTCAAGACTTTACAGTCCGGTGTGAAATGGATCAGTTCGTTGGACTTGCACAACAAGGGCGATAATCTGATTATTGGGAGTTACGATAAGAAATTGGCGTGGTTCGATCTGGATTTGAGTAATAAACCGTATAAGActttgag GTACCACACAAAAGCCCTCCGATCAGTAGTCTACCACCCGACCTTGCCGCTCTTCGCGTCCGCTTCGGACGACGGCACGATCCATATATTCCACTGTACGATATACCAAGACCTGATGCAGAACCCGTTGATCGTGCCGCTGAAGATCCTCAGAGGACACAAAGTGACGGACGGGATCGGAGTGTTGGATCTTAGTTGGGTAAGCGGGAAACCGTGGCTGGTCAGTAGTGGTTCAGATGGGGAAGTCAGATTATGGTGTTCGTAA